The following proteins are encoded in a genomic region of Brachypodium distachyon strain Bd21 chromosome 1, Brachypodium_distachyon_v3.0, whole genome shotgun sequence:
- the LOC100832887 gene encoding UPF0235 protein At5g63440 isoform X2 has product MPKRKTDRANVLDKKKHLSRLNVKDAGKVMLKRGEGKLEKQFRMSCVGCDLFVCYRSEEDLELAPFIYVVDGALSSVAAETNPHDAPVPPCITQLQGGLVQVAIEVEDRAQRSAITRVNADDVRVAVAAPATRGEANNELLEFMGKVLGLRLSQMTLQRGWNNKSKLLIVEDLSARQVYEKLLEAVQP; this is encoded by the exons ATGCCAAAGCGTAAGACTGACAGAGCAAATGTTCTAGACAAGAAAAAGCATCTCTCAAGGCTAAATGTGAAGGATGCTGGGAAAGTCATGTTGAAACG TGGAGAAGGAAAGCTTGAAAAGCAGTTCCGCATGAGTTGTGTCGGATGTGACCTTTTTGTTTGCTACCGATCGGAAGAGGATTTGGAGCTTGCTCCTTTCATATATGTTGTTGATGGAGCACTGAGTTCAGTGGCAGCTGAGACAAATCCCCAT GATGCTCCTGTACCCCCTTGCATCACGCAGTTGCAAGGTGGACTTGTCCAAGTAGCCATTGAAGTGGAAGATCGGGCACAACGTTCAGCAATAACAA GAGTAAATGCTGACGATGTTCGAGTAGCAGTTGCGGCCCCTGCTACTCGCGGTGAAGCTAACAATGAGTTGCTCGAATTTATGGGCAAG GTGCTTGGATTAAGATTGAGTCAGATGACACTTCAAAGAGGATGGAATAATAAATCGAAGCTTCTGATA GTTGAGGATCTGTCTGCACGGCAAGTTTATGAGAAGCTCCTAGAAGCTGTCCAACCTTAA
- the LOC104581672 gene encoding uncharacterized protein LOC104581672: MAGTAGLDPQASLSISSLPHAGGWLAPEAAAGSGLPRPVAAGWGSHGPGAPGSGSPPPPPVPSPDPASYSRTTAGSGLPAANGEPRFAGGDDEAAVVESHRRGVAMESRRRGVASWIRD; encoded by the exons ATGGCTGGAACCGCCGGCCTCGACCCCCaagcttccctctccatctcctcccttCCCCACGCCGGCGGCTGGCTGGCCCCGGAGGCGGCAGCTGGATCCGGCCTCCCCCGTCCCGTCGCCGCTGGATGGGGGAGCCATGGCCCCGGCGCCCCCGGATCCGGCagccctccaccgccgcccgtcccatcgccggatccggcctcctACAGCCGAACAACagccggatccggcctccccGCCGCCAACGGCGAGCCGCGCTTTGCCG GTGGAGATGACGAGGCCGCCGTCGTGGAGTCTCACCGCCGTGGAGTGGCCATGGAGTCtcgtcgccgtggagtcgCGTCGTGGATTAGGGATTAG
- the LOC100832887 gene encoding UPF0235 protein At5g63440 isoform X1: MPKRTTHTYSSEDALPEGPESDLFVYYCKHCASHVLITDTILQKMPKRKTDRANVLDKKKHLSRLNVKDAGKVMLKRGEGKLEKQFRMSCVGCDLFVCYRSEEDLELAPFIYVVDGALSSVAAETNPHDAPVPPCITQLQGGLVQVAIEVEDRAQRSAITRVNADDVRVAVAAPATRGEANNELLEFMGKVLGLRLSQMTLQRGWNNKSKLLIVEDLSARQVYEKLLEAVQP; encoded by the exons ATGCCTAAGCGGACGACGCACACCTACTCGAGCGAAGACGCGCTGCCGGAGGGCCCCGAGTCCGACCTCTTCGTCTACTATTGCAAGCACTGCGCCTCCCACGTCCTCATCACCG ATACCATATTGCAGAAAATGCCAAAGCGTAAGACTGACAGAGCAAATGTTCTAGACAAGAAAAAGCATCTCTCAAGGCTAAATGTGAAGGATGCTGGGAAAGTCATGTTGAAACG TGGAGAAGGAAAGCTTGAAAAGCAGTTCCGCATGAGTTGTGTCGGATGTGACCTTTTTGTTTGCTACCGATCGGAAGAGGATTTGGAGCTTGCTCCTTTCATATATGTTGTTGATGGAGCACTGAGTTCAGTGGCAGCTGAGACAAATCCCCAT GATGCTCCTGTACCCCCTTGCATCACGCAGTTGCAAGGTGGACTTGTCCAAGTAGCCATTGAAGTGGAAGATCGGGCACAACGTTCAGCAATAACAA GAGTAAATGCTGACGATGTTCGAGTAGCAGTTGCGGCCCCTGCTACTCGCGGTGAAGCTAACAATGAGTTGCTCGAATTTATGGGCAAG GTGCTTGGATTAAGATTGAGTCAGATGACACTTCAAAGAGGATGGAATAATAAATCGAAGCTTCTGATA GTTGAGGATCTGTCTGCACGGCAAGTTTATGAGAAGCTCCTAGAAGCTGTCCAACCTTAA